TGTGCATAAATTTCTGCAATTACTAAACTTTCCGTAAAATTCTTTGAACCTATTTTTACTTTTTCACTATTTGAACCACAACCGACTAACATTATAGTTGTTATAATTACTGACATTATTTTTTTAATCATATTTTTTTCTCCTTTTTATTAAATAATCTGAAATTAACATAGATGATATAGATAAAATAGATATAAGTACTGTTCCAACTAGTACTAAATCAAACCTATTAAGACTAAGTCCTGTAAATACTAATGTACCAAGTCCCCCTGCTCCTATAAAAGTAGCAATAGTGGCACTTGAAATTATCTCTATCAACGCTAATTTAAATCCTAATAATATTTGTGTTAATGACATAGGAAATATTATATTAATAAATATATACATTTCCTTTAATCCCAATGAATATGGAATATCTTTTACTTTATCATAAGAATTTTTAAAACCTTGTGTCATATTAAGTATAAGTGATGGTAACGCTAATAAAACTAATGATATTATCGCTGGCACATACCCTACACCTATTATTGGTATTAGTATAAATAGTATTGCTATACTAGGTATAATCCTAAATACTTGTATACTAAAAAAAGATATTTTTTCTATATAATTATATTTATAACACAAATAACTTATAGGCACCGAAATTATAAAAGCCAAACTTATAGACGTAAAACTTAAAAAAAGATGCTCTAATAAGTATGTATATATATCGCTCAAAACTATACCTCCATTTAACATTTTGTATATTATAGCATTTTAGACCATTATTAAACAAGTGTGTATAAAAAAAATATGTGGATTATAAAATTTAACACATATTTTTTAATTATTCTATAGTAAATGTTTTAGGTATACCCTCATAATTTCTAAATGCAATATCACTTACAACTTCTTTTGATTTTATTTGTGGGTAAAATACCTTTATATTTAATTTATTTTTATCAACTTCAAAATCATCAGTAAAAATATATATTTCATTTTTTGATTCAATTTTCAATATAATATCTCCAATACTAGCAAAATATTCATTATTATTAAAAACTTTTAAACTTGTTAATATGTATAAGATTATTATATAAATTGGTATTAATGGAACATACTCCAACCACTCCATTTCAAAATGTAATATTAAGATTGCCATTAAATAAAAGCCATACAAATCTAAACTTAAACTTGCTAAATAATGTTTTAATGAATATTTATAACTTAACTTTGTAGTACAATTTTCATTAAAATTTATATCAGTTTTTTCACTTAATTTATTTAATATTTCATCATAATTAACTACATTAGGCAGCAAAATAGAATTATGCATTAAAATCATTATTCTACCAAAACTAATTAAATCTCCAAATAATTCCCATAATATTATTCCAATTCCAATCGGATAAAAATTTATAGAAATATTTTTAGTTCCAAATACATTTTTTGAAATTTTAATCATTCTGATATCTCTATACCTTATCTTTAAAATTTTTTTTCTTTTTATTATATGTAATTCATTTTCCAAAAATTCTATTTCTATTTTTATAAAAAATCGTATTATAAAATATGCTACTATTTGAAACACTATTAGAGATAATAGAAGTAATATGTATATTATAAAAAGATAATTTATCGTAGGCAATAAAAGCAAAAATAATAATGCTATTTTAGGAATAGATTTTTTTTGCATATCAATAATTTTAAATTTTATTTTCATTTAAGCCCCTTATTTATTTTTTAATATGTTTTCAATATTTTAGAAAAATAATCTAAGAATATTATAAACAAGAGTATACAAAAAAATATGTGTCATGTTTATAACAAACAGATATTTTCAAATATATTAAATTTGTTCAAACATTGTTTGAGCATATGCTCTAATATCATTAGGATTTATCATATTATACTTTTCTATGATACTTTTAAAATATTTTCCAATATCTTCTTTATTTACTATTTCATTAGATGGTTCTATTTCTTTAAGTTCTCCCCTAGCTAATAACCACGGAGTCTCTGAATGCGTGAATTTTTCTAACACCTTTCCACTATAACAA
This is a stretch of genomic DNA from Oceanivirga salmonicida. It encodes these proteins:
- a CDS encoding ABC transporter permease, with the protein product MSDIYTYLLEHLFLSFTSISLAFIISVPISYLCYKYNYIEKISFFSIQVFRIIPSIAILFILIPIIGVGYVPAIISLVLLALPSLILNMTQGFKNSYDKVKDIPYSLGLKEMYIFINIIFPMSLTQILLGFKLALIEIISSATIATFIGAGGLGTLVFTGLSLNRFDLVLVGTVLISILSISSMLISDYLIKRRKKYD